The Trinickia acidisoli genome includes a window with the following:
- a CDS encoding tryptophan--tRNA ligase — MFPDRIFSGMRPTGSLHLGHYHGVLKNWVRLQSEYPCFFCVVDWHALTTHYETPEVIEKNVWEVLIDWLASGIDPAQATLFIQSRVPEHAELSLLLGMSAPLGWLERVPTYKEQIEKLKDKDLSTYGFLGYPVLMAADILLYRASLVPVGEDQVPHVEMTREIARRFNYLYGREPGFDEKALDAAKKLGGKRAKLYHELRNAYQQEGDDEALEQARAMLQESQSLSMSDRERLFGYLEGSRKIILVEPQVLLTKASRMPGLDGQKMSKSYGNTIGLREDAETITKKVRTMPTDPARVRRTDPGDPDKCPVWQLHQVYTDEATHDWVQKGCRSAGIGCLECKQPVIEGILREQQPMLERAQKYMDDPSLLRAIVADGCDKARKFATETMRDVREAMGLSYS, encoded by the coding sequence ATGTTTCCAGACCGCATCTTCTCCGGCATGCGCCCGACAGGGTCGCTTCATCTTGGCCACTATCACGGCGTGCTCAAGAACTGGGTCCGGCTTCAGTCGGAATATCCATGCTTCTTTTGCGTCGTCGATTGGCACGCGCTGACGACGCACTACGAGACGCCGGAGGTCATCGAAAAGAACGTCTGGGAAGTGCTGATCGATTGGCTAGCGTCGGGTATCGATCCGGCGCAGGCAACACTGTTCATTCAGAGCCGCGTGCCCGAGCATGCCGAACTCTCGCTGCTGCTCGGCATGAGCGCGCCGCTCGGCTGGCTCGAGCGCGTGCCGACCTACAAAGAGCAGATCGAGAAGCTCAAGGACAAGGATCTGTCGACATACGGCTTCCTCGGCTATCCCGTGTTGATGGCCGCCGATATCCTGCTCTACCGTGCGTCGCTCGTGCCCGTCGGGGAGGATCAAGTGCCGCACGTCGAAATGACGCGTGAAATCGCGCGCCGTTTCAATTACTTGTACGGACGCGAGCCGGGCTTCGACGAGAAGGCGCTGGACGCCGCGAAAAAGCTCGGCGGCAAACGTGCGAAGCTCTATCACGAGTTGCGCAATGCGTATCAGCAGGAAGGCGATGACGAAGCGCTCGAGCAGGCGCGCGCAATGCTGCAGGAATCGCAGAGCTTGTCGATGAGCGACCGCGAGCGGCTGTTCGGCTATCTCGAAGGTTCGCGCAAGATCATTCTCGTCGAGCCGCAGGTGCTGCTGACGAAGGCTTCGCGCATGCCGGGCCTCGACGGGCAGAAGATGTCGAAGTCGTACGGCAATACGATAGGCCTGCGCGAAGATGCCGAGACGATCACGAAGAAGGTCCGCACGATGCCGACCGATCCCGCGCGCGTGCGCCGCACCGACCCAGGCGATCCGGACAAGTGCCCTGTCTGGCAACTGCATCAGGTCTACACCGACGAAGCGACGCACGACTGGGTGCAAAAGGGCTGCCGTTCCGCGGGGATCGGCTGTCTCGAATGCAAGCAGCCCGTCATCGAAGGGATATTGCGCGAGCAGCAACCGATGCTCGAGCGCGCGCAAAAGTACATGGACGATCCCTCGCTGCTTCGCGCGATCGTCGCCGACGGCTGCGACAAGGCGCGCAAGTTCGCGACGGAGACGATGCGCGACGTGCGCGAGGCGATGGGGCTGTCGTACTCATGA
- a CDS encoding FKBP-type peptidyl-prolyl cis-trans isomerase gives MKIAKNTVVSVAYKLSDAQGNLIEESDEPMVYLHGGYDGTFPKIEEELDGHEPGFQAQIQLEPQDAFGEYDPELVKVEPRNRFPEPLEVGMQFEGTPEDGDDDIDALIYTVTDLGEDKVVLDGNHPLAGMALRFALTVKEVREATADEIEHAHVHGAEGIEVVDEDDDDEEDASGAPTLH, from the coding sequence ATGAAAATTGCAAAGAACACCGTTGTGTCGGTCGCTTACAAGCTCTCGGATGCCCAGGGCAACCTCATTGAAGAAAGCGACGAGCCGATGGTCTATCTGCACGGCGGTTATGATGGCACGTTCCCTAAAATCGAGGAAGAGCTCGACGGCCACGAGCCGGGCTTTCAAGCGCAGATCCAGCTCGAACCTCAAGACGCATTCGGCGAATACGATCCCGAGCTCGTGAAGGTCGAGCCGCGCAATCGCTTTCCCGAGCCGCTCGAAGTCGGCATGCAGTTCGAGGGCACGCCCGAAGATGGTGACGACGATATCGACGCGCTGATCTATACGGTCACCGACCTGGGAGAAGACAAAGTCGTGCTCGACGGCAATCACCCGCTGGCGGGCATGGCTTTGCGATTCGCGCTGACCGTGAAGGAAGTGAGGGAAGCCACGGCCGACGAGATCGAGCACGCGCATGTCCATGGCGCGGAAGGCATCGAGGTCGTCGACGAAGACGATGACGACGAGGAAGACGCTTCAGGCGCCCCCACCTTGCACTGA
- a CDS encoding class I SAM-dependent methyltransferase, whose amino-acid sequence MTGPRAAAAGVLVDGAGEPSPWIVRWAHLLAPGGPVLDVAAGSGRHARWLSARGHPVVAIERAEAALAALGGIEGVESVSADLEDGSPWPLPDTQRFAAVVVTNYLHRPLLPRLVRTLAPGGILLYETFTCGNETVGKPSNPAFLLAPGELLEAVRGRLVVVAFEDGYEAAPRPAFVQRICAVLPAQPPASIAAEGAAIARYDLAG is encoded by the coding sequence ATGACGGGCCCGCGCGCCGCCGCCGCGGGCGTGCTCGTGGACGGTGCCGGAGAGCCGTCGCCGTGGATCGTGCGCTGGGCCCATCTGCTCGCGCCGGGCGGTCCGGTGCTCGACGTCGCGGCGGGCAGTGGTCGTCACGCACGCTGGCTCTCCGCGCGCGGGCATCCCGTCGTGGCAATCGAGCGCGCGGAAGCGGCGCTCGCGGCGCTGGGCGGCATCGAGGGCGTCGAGTCCGTGTCGGCCGATCTGGAAGATGGCAGCCCTTGGCCTCTGCCTGACACGCAGCGCTTTGCCGCCGTCGTCGTCACGAATTACCTTCATCGTCCGCTGCTGCCGCGGCTCGTGAGGACGTTGGCGCCGGGTGGCATTTTGTTGTATGAAACGTTCACATGCGGCAACGAGACGGTCGGCAAGCCGTCGAATCCGGCGTTTTTACTGGCGCCGGGCGAATTGCTCGAGGCCGTGCGCGGCCGCCTCGTCGTCGTGGCTTTCGAAGACGGTTACGAAGCCGCTCCGCGGCCCGCTTTCGTCCAACGGATATGCGCTGTCCTGCCCGCCCAGCCGCCTGCGTCGATCGCGGCGGAGGGCGCTGCGATCGCGCGTTACGATTTGGCCGGCTAA
- a CDS encoding site-2 protease family protein produces MNPSLIQTIVVYALPVIFAITLHEAAHGYVARLLGDNTAYMMGRVSFNPMRHIDPLGTIAIPLLLYFVTGGAFMFGYAKPVPVAFRNLRNPRWGTFWVALAGPLCNFIQALLWGIVGLVLARLGIDEPFFTRMAGAGIIVNLVLFVLNLFPLPPLDGGRVLTALLPPRPAIALARLEPYGFFIVMALVMTGILTKLWLRPLVSISYDAVTTILTPLALLLN; encoded by the coding sequence ATGAATCCCTCCTTGATCCAGACGATCGTCGTCTACGCGCTGCCGGTGATCTTCGCGATCACGCTGCACGAGGCCGCGCATGGCTATGTCGCCCGCCTGCTCGGCGACAACACCGCCTACATGATGGGACGCGTCTCGTTCAACCCGATGCGCCACATCGATCCGCTCGGCACGATCGCGATCCCGTTGCTGCTCTATTTCGTGACGGGCGGAGCGTTCATGTTCGGCTATGCCAAGCCTGTTCCCGTGGCGTTTCGCAATCTGCGCAATCCGCGCTGGGGCACGTTTTGGGTCGCACTGGCCGGCCCGCTATGCAACTTCATCCAGGCGTTGCTCTGGGGCATCGTCGGCTTGGTGCTTGCAAGGCTTGGCATCGACGAGCCGTTTTTCACGCGGATGGCCGGCGCGGGCATCATCGTCAATCTCGTGCTCTTCGTATTGAACCTCTTTCCGTTGCCGCCGCTCGACGGCGGGCGTGTGCTCACTGCGCTGCTGCCGCCGCGGCCGGCGATTGCGCTCGCTCGCCTCGAGCCGTACGGTTTTTTCATCGTGATGGCGCTCGTAATGACGGGCATCCTGACGAAGCTTTGGCTGCGCCCGTTGGTTTCGATCAGCTACGATGCCGTGACGACCATCCTGACTCCTCTTGCTTTGCTTCTCAACTGA
- the dapA gene encoding 4-hydroxy-tetrahydrodipicolinate synthase: MANGTSSGTQGGLRIRGSIPAIVTPMLEDGGLDLPAFRKLIDWHIDEGTDGLVVVGTSGESATLSVDEHILMVKTAVEHTAGRIPVIAGAGGNSTVEAIELTKQAKAVGADATLQVVPYYNKPTQEGIYRHFAKIAESVDLPVILYNVPGRTVADMSHETALRLAQVPGIIGIKEATGNIDRAAHLIKAAPTHFSIFSGDDPTAIALMLLGGHGNISVTANVAPRAMSELCKAAIAGDAKTAREIHLKLLSLHKNLFIESNPIPTKWALEQMGRMKGGIRLPLTPLDARCHEAVRSALVEAGVLA, from the coding sequence ATGGCTAACGGCACATCCAGCGGCACCCAGGGCGGCCTGCGTATTCGCGGCAGCATTCCGGCGATCGTCACGCCGATGCTCGAAGACGGCGGGCTCGATCTGCCGGCGTTTCGCAAGTTGATCGACTGGCACATCGACGAAGGGACGGACGGGCTCGTCGTCGTCGGAACGAGCGGTGAATCGGCCACGCTGTCGGTCGACGAACACATCCTCATGGTCAAGACGGCCGTCGAGCACACGGCCGGGCGCATTCCCGTCATTGCCGGCGCGGGCGGCAACTCGACGGTCGAAGCGATCGAGCTGACGAAACAAGCGAAGGCCGTCGGCGCCGACGCCACGCTGCAAGTCGTGCCGTACTACAACAAGCCGACGCAAGAGGGGATCTATCGCCACTTCGCGAAAATCGCTGAATCGGTCGACCTACCCGTCATTCTCTACAACGTGCCGGGCCGCACCGTGGCCGACATGTCGCACGAAACAGCGCTGCGCCTCGCGCAAGTGCCGGGCATCATCGGCATCAAGGAGGCGACGGGCAACATCGATCGCGCGGCGCATCTGATCAAAGCGGCGCCCACGCATTTCTCGATCTTCAGCGGCGACGATCCGACGGCGATTGCCCTGATGCTGCTCGGCGGGCACGGCAACATTTCCGTGACGGCGAACGTCGCGCCGCGCGCGATGAGCGAGCTTTGCAAGGCGGCGATCGCGGGCGATGCCAAGACAGCGCGCGAGATCCATCTGAAACTGTTGTCGTTGCACAAGAATCTGTTTATCGAGTCGAACCCGATTCCGACGAAGTGGGCGCTCGAGCAGATGGGGCGGATGAAGGGTGGCATCCGGCTGCCGCTGACGCCGCTCGACGCACGCTGCCACGAGGCGGTGCGCTCGGCGCTCGTCGAAGCGGGCGTGCTCGCCTAA
- the bamC gene encoding outer membrane protein assembly factor BamC → MKRSAFSLHAIRAAALVFAISTLAGCDTLNDWFSSDRVDYKATGSAPPLQVPSDLTEATVKSQYTAPPVTAALGGAPKRNVTVAGNSSEGVPTAQDPLGMHIERDGDRRWLVIDGRTPDQLWPQLEEFWRDNGFVLKTDSPATGIMTTDWAENRANISDDWFRRTIGHVIDFAYSSGTRDRFRTLVVRGAGGATDVSITHSALEEVLTGQDKDSSRWVERPRNPVLEAVFLSKLMEKFGLTDAQSKQLLVDAQPAAAPAKIDMSGGATTLALADRFDVAWLRVGLALDRTNFTVDNRDREKGIYYVRYADSEQELKGDGLFGKLFFSKSSKQKPTKEFLVNVHANGAGTEVSVVDASGQIDTSSEAKSLISLLHAQLN, encoded by the coding sequence ATGAAACGTTCTGCTTTTTCTCTCCATGCCATCCGCGCAGCGGCGCTCGTGTTTGCCATCTCGACGCTCGCGGGGTGTGACACGCTCAACGACTGGTTCTCTTCCGACCGCGTCGATTACAAGGCGACGGGTTCGGCCCCGCCGCTGCAGGTGCCTAGCGACCTCACGGAGGCGACAGTCAAGTCGCAGTACACGGCGCCGCCCGTTACCGCGGCGCTGGGCGGTGCGCCGAAGCGCAACGTCACGGTGGCCGGCAATTCGAGCGAGGGCGTGCCGACCGCGCAAGATCCGCTCGGCATGCATATCGAGCGTGACGGCGACCGCCGCTGGCTCGTCATAGACGGTCGCACGCCCGATCAACTTTGGCCCCAGCTCGAAGAGTTCTGGCGCGACAACGGCTTCGTGCTGAAGACCGACTCGCCCGCAACGGGCATCATGACGACCGACTGGGCCGAAAATCGCGCGAACATCTCCGACGACTGGTTCCGCCGCACAATCGGCCATGTCATCGATTTCGCCTATTCCTCGGGCACGCGCGACCGCTTCCGAACGCTCGTGGTGCGCGGCGCGGGGGGGGCGACGGACGTCTCGATCACGCACAGCGCGCTCGAAGAGGTGTTGACGGGGCAGGACAAGGATTCCTCGCGCTGGGTCGAGCGCCCGCGCAACCCGGTGCTCGAGGCCGTGTTCCTGTCGAAGCTGATGGAGAAATTCGGCCTCACCGACGCGCAATCGAAGCAATTGCTCGTCGACGCGCAGCCCGCTGCGGCGCCGGCCAAGATCGACATGAGCGGGGGCGCGACAACCCTCGCTCTGGCGGATCGCTTCGACGTTGCTTGGCTGCGCGTGGGGCTCGCGCTCGATCGCACGAACTTCACCGTCGACAATCGCGATCGCGAAAAGGGCATCTATTACGTTCGCTACGCCGATTCGGAGCAGGAACTCAAGGGCGATGGCTTGTTCGGCAAGTTGTTCTTCAGCAAATCGTCCAAGCAAAAGCCCACCAAGGAATTCCTCGTCAACGTTCACGCGAACGGCGCCGGCACCGAAGTGTCCGTCGTCGATGCGAGCGGCCAGATCGATACGTCGTCCGAGGCAAAGAGCTTGATTTCGCTGCTGCACGCGCAACTGAACTGA
- a CDS encoding MBL fold metallo-hydrolase, whose product MRFASLGSGSEGNALVVEAASGHTTTRVLLDCGFSAKELERRLARLQCGVDALDAILITHEHSDHIGSALTLARKWSLPLYMSWGTAKAVGADSADVDLHVLWGDETAAIGDLQVLPYTVPHDAREPLQFVFSDGARRLGILTDVGTSTPHITSMLSGCDALVLECNHDVRMLATSRYPQSLKARIGGNHGHLSNDAAASILAALDRSRLTHVVAAHLSQQNNLPELAQTALAGVLGAAAGEVMVASQECGFDWLGCGAG is encoded by the coding sequence ATGCGCTTTGCTAGCCTCGGCAGCGGTAGCGAGGGCAATGCACTCGTTGTCGAGGCGGCGAGCGGTCACACCACCACGCGTGTGCTGCTCGACTGCGGGTTCTCCGCAAAAGAACTCGAGCGTCGCCTTGCGCGGCTTCAATGTGGCGTCGATGCGCTCGACGCCATCCTCATCACGCACGAACACAGCGATCACATCGGCAGCGCGTTGACGCTCGCGCGCAAGTGGTCGCTGCCGCTCTATATGAGTTGGGGCACGGCAAAGGCGGTCGGGGCCGATAGTGCCGACGTCGATTTGCACGTGCTCTGGGGCGACGAGACGGCCGCCATCGGCGATCTTCAGGTGTTGCCCTACACTGTGCCTCACGACGCTCGTGAGCCGCTTCAATTCGTCTTTTCCGACGGTGCGCGTCGCTTAGGTATCCTAACGGATGTCGGTACGTCGACGCCGCACATCACGAGCATGCTGAGCGGCTGCGATGCGCTCGTACTCGAATGCAATCACGACGTGCGGATGCTCGCAACGAGCCGCTATCCGCAGTCGTTGAAGGCGCGTATCGGCGGCAATCATGGGCATTTGAGCAATGACGCGGCGGCGTCGATTCTGGCGGCGTTGGATAGGTCGCGGCTAACGCATGTTGTCGCGGCACATTTGAGTCAGCAAAACAATCTACCCGAGCTTGCGCAGACAGCCCTGGCGGGCGTGCTCGGTGCTGCGGCCGGCGAAGTGATGGTCGCCTCGCAGGAGTGCGGGTTCGATTGGCTCGGCTGCGGCGCAGGCTAG
- a CDS encoding JmjC domain-containing protein — protein MPKRPLHHRAGMSALSALSTLPATPAAPPSPDVATPLLGGLTPSQFMRRYWQKKPLLIRGAIPDAAAPLSRDALFELAASEDAESRLVSQIRGRWRLEHGPFDTDALPSVKRREWTLLVQGVDLHDDHARALLDRFRFVPDARLDDLMISYATDGGGVGPHFDSYDVFLLQVHGKRRWRISAQRDLTLKPGLPLKVLQHFEPEQEWLLEPGDMLYLPPHIAHDGVAEGECMTCSIGFRAPSANELIGQFLYYLAERGDTARTQAGERLYRDPHQSAVAHPAALPAALIDELGSILARVSWTERDLASFLGSYLSEPKSHVVFDAPDRPLGEAAFIRRAQTSGVRLDNKTALLYGTRSYFINGEESAFPRGRKWLFELADARRIEGKRFVTLSADRAMTALLYEWYCAGWVRVGASS, from the coding sequence ATGCCCAAGCGGCCCCTCCATCATCGGGCCGGTATGTCCGCCCTGTCTGCCCTGTCCACGTTACCGGCAACGCCTGCGGCTCCCCCGTCGCCCGATGTTGCCACCCCGCTGTTGGGCGGCCTCACGCCGTCGCAATTCATGCGGCGCTACTGGCAAAAAAAGCCATTGCTGATACGCGGCGCCATACCTGACGCCGCCGCCCCGCTCTCTCGCGACGCGCTGTTCGAACTGGCCGCGAGCGAAGACGCCGAATCGCGGCTCGTCTCGCAGATACGCGGACGCTGGCGCCTCGAGCATGGCCCCTTCGACACCGATGCGTTGCCGAGCGTCAAGCGCCGCGAATGGACATTGCTCGTGCAGGGTGTGGATCTGCACGACGACCATGCGCGCGCGCTCCTCGACCGGTTTCGCTTCGTGCCGGACGCCCGCCTCGACGATCTGATGATCTCCTACGCGACGGACGGCGGCGGCGTCGGCCCGCATTTCGATTCTTACGACGTCTTTTTGCTGCAGGTGCACGGCAAGCGTCGGTGGCGCATTTCGGCGCAGCGCGATCTGACGTTAAAACCTGGACTGCCCTTGAAGGTTTTACAGCATTTCGAACCCGAGCAAGAATGGCTGCTCGAGCCCGGTGACATGCTGTATCTGCCGCCCCACATCGCGCACGACGGCGTCGCCGAGGGCGAATGCATGACCTGCTCGATCGGATTTCGAGCGCCGTCCGCCAACGAGCTCATCGGCCAATTTCTCTACTATCTGGCCGAACGCGGCGATACCGCGCGCACGCAAGCGGGCGAGCGGCTCTATCGCGACCCGCACCAGAGCGCCGTCGCCCATCCGGCCGCGCTGCCCGCCGCCCTGATCGACGAGCTTGGCTCGATCCTTGCGCGCGTAAGCTGGACGGAACGCGATTTGGCCTCGTTCCTCGGCAGCTATTTGAGCGAGCCGAAGTCTCATGTGGTGTTCGACGCGCCCGATCGGCCGCTCGGCGAAGCGGCATTCATCCGGCGCGCACAGACGTCGGGCGTGCGCCTCGACAACAAGACGGCGCTCCTCTATGGCACACGGAGCTACTTCATCAACGGCGAGGAATCGGCTTTTCCGCGCGGCCGCAAATGGCTCTTCGAATTAGCCGATGCCAGGCGAATTGAGGGGAAACGCTTTGTAACACTATCGGCTGACCGAGCGATGACAGCGCTGCTATACGAGTGGTATTGTGCCGGCTGGGTTCGAGTCGGCGCATCCTCATGA